AATGCAAAGCAATGCACAGCTTGTTACAAAACTAGGGCATGAGATTGGCAGACTAGAAACGGAAATTCAATCTCACAGAGAAAAAATCGAGCGGTTACAGAAGGAAAAACAGCTAGCAAACGACGAGATTTTGAAGCTGATAGATAAGAATAATGGACTTTCTTCTATTAAATTAGAAAAGGAAGAGTTGGAAAAACAAGTTCGTGATTTACAAGAGAAGTTAGATACGTCTCTTCAAATACTTGGTgaaaaaactgaaagagTAGAAGAACTACAAAATGACGTCCTTGATCTGAAAGATATGCTACATGAACAAGTTAAACAAATGGTTGATCTACAAGAGAGATTACGATAGAATATTACATTTATGTAGCTCACTTTGCACATAAAAACTCGAGTCACttaataacaaatattaGTTGGAGTCATTACTCTAAGATATTCTTATATCAtttaataacaaatatgtcggaactttgaaagaaacaaCTCAGTCATTGCCTTGTTGTTTAGCAAGTATGGTGTGTTCTTCAATGTCCTGCGCTTCCCATGGATAACATAACCATTTGTCTGGAACTGTTAATGCAGCCAAATATCTACCTGAGTCCATCATTTCTGCAGGAAGCTGCgctcttttcttcttatccTTGTTATGAAGGAcaaatatagaaaagaTTGTATCTTCATTCAATCTATTTAatcttttttgttgttccTCAACTTCTTTCTGCAATTCAGTCACAGCATAGTGTAAAGTGGTCCTTGTGtcatcaacttcatcaacAATTAGGACTTTTTTACCTATCAAAGAGTCGAAGTGCTGGTCTAGAGCACCAAAATCCAACCATTGAGTTCTAATCACTTCCTTACCGATTACATCAGCGGTGTTACCCAATCCAAGATCTTCGTAGAGAGATAAACCAATGGCTTGAATAGGTATATTCTTTTGACCTTGAACTTTCAAGAATGATCTAATAATTCTAGCAGGTATCATACCACCACCCGTGATAGCAATAATAACATCAGGcctttcttctctttccaAAATTTGCTTAGCGATTTTTTGGCAAAGCTTGTGGATATTGTTGTAAGAAATATAgatcttttcttcagaCATTGCTAATAAATAGAATATGTTCACACTCACTTTACCTTCTGTGAAGTCCAGTACAGATAAATTCTCAGACTTCGGTATTTAACTATACAACAGTACACCTACATTCCTGACCCCGCAATTATAAA
This is a stretch of genomic DNA from Nakaseomyces glabratus chromosome M, complete sequence. It encodes these proteins:
- the XPT1 gene encoding xanthine phosphoribosyltransferase (CAGL0M00484g~Ortholog(s) have guanine phosphoribosyltransferase activity, hypoxanthine phosphoribosyltransferase activity, xanthine phosphoribosyltransferase activity and role in GMP salvage, XMP salvage, hypoxanthine metabolic process), giving the protein MSEEKIYISYNNIHKLCQKIAKQILEREERPDVIIAITGGGMIPARIIRSFLKVQGQKNIPIQAIGLSLYEDLGLGNTADVIGKEVIRTQWLDFGALDQHFDSLIGKKVLIVDEVDDTRTTLHYAVTELQKEVEEQQKRLNRLNEDTIFSIFVLHNKDKKKRAQLPAEMMDSGRYLAALTVPDKWLCYPWEAQDIEEHTILAKQQGND